The sequence tacaccccagtttGCTGCACACTAAGTGTTTttatagacaagccctcactcCTTTATCCCATTCCCATTTCATAGGCAAAGACTTGCGTGCCCAGATCCAAAGCTGTTCTCAAAAGTATCATGGGGATCAACCCCCTTGGAATTAAAATGACTCACTAATGTCCTCTCAGAGCTGGTAGGCTTTACCCTATACCCTATCCCTGAAGGAGTCTTTGCCTCTCCAGCCCTGAATGCCTTCTGCATGTTTGGCTgtgtagggacaccattcctgcctgtGTTCTTCAATGTTAGTCACTTGTACAAATTCCACATAAGCCCCATATCCACACCCATACCTCACTTTGGATATGCTGAAAAATCCTTGCTATGGACTGTGCTTTACCGTTTCCTTTCATTAGGTCATTTTCTGTATCCCCCAGGGCCTGGTTGGAGTTCTGATGCAGAATAGGAAGCCCTGGATGCTATTTCATGTCCTACCATTGGGGTATTGGCAGATGGAGGAAGGATGGAGGGACAGTATAAAATGATAGTTTATTGGTCTTACCAGCTGGGCTTGGGGTGAGGCGATGGCCTGGCTGAAGGTGCTGAATGGTTGTGTCTTGGTTCTGTAAATGTATTGTTGGCGTCTGTGACACTGACGTGTGGATCCCGGACTCCGTATGGGTCTCTGATTCAGATGTAAACACCTGAGAAAATTAATGTTTCCTGAGCTTTGGAACAGTGCCTGGGTCAGATCTGTCTCCTATAAGCCTTCTAATAGGCATTTACATGGGCAAGCTGGATTGGAAACAGCAAGCAGGTCCTGTTTCCAAGGAAACTCATTGCTGCTTGGCAGTGCAGCAAGGAAGCTTGCTCTAATGTTCCCAGTGTTCCAGCTGGTATTGGCAAGGCGCTGGGGTGAGGAAGATTGTCCTGCTGGAGTAGCTCAGACAGGGTGCCAGATATGCTCTACTGGCATAGGCAGTATGCTATGTGATATGCAGTGCAGTTTTAAGTAGGGGAATGAAGGCATATGATAAATACCATTCCCTGCTTTGTTACCTGTTTGGTTGGTGTCAGGTTAGTCAGGGCACTGAGATTTGCTGTATCTGTTATCACCATGGTCTGGGGTAAAAGGCCAGTATGTGCATATTGGGCCACTTCAGACTTGTGGCTGTAGAGAGCtagaaatgaaagaaaacaagATTGTGTGGATTCTGGAGCTCTGAGAGTTGTAACTAGGAACAGGAACAGTTAAATAAATGGGAGATCAACTTAGCCAAAGTGACACCAACATGAATCTGCCGTCAGTCAATCCTGAATCTCAGACACAACCAGTGGGACCTGGATCTAGGAGAGGAATCACCTACCCTCTTCTTCTGTTCTTCTGATAATAAACAGAGTGCTGCAAACCCAGGGGCCATCAGTTAACCTCTCAAGCAAAAGGGACTCTGGAGGTGGTGAAATCCAGTTCGAACCCTTACCATGCGGGCTCTGTATCTGGGCCATGGTGGCCATGAAGGGGCTCTGATTGATGTGGCTCTGGACCTGCTGCATGATGGGCTGCTGGTAAGAtgggtggagctgctgggagaACTGGACAGGCTGAAGGGTAGTAAGGCTGCTTCCCATGCTGTTTATCACAGGAACACTCTGGGCTTGGGTGGAGGCTAGGCCTGAGAAATAAAGACATGCATATTCAGTTCCTTGTTTCATCTCATCTCATACTGGGAGTGCATGACTGTTCCCTCTGCCAAAGTGGGGTCTGCAGAAATTCTGGAATGGTTTCCATAGCTCTGCCTAGTCTCCAATAGTAGTATGAGCTAGGACTCTTaggagcagggggagctgctTTACACCTGTGCCTTGTCCAGTTGTGAATGAATGAATTTAGTGTCTATGAAAGTTAAGGTCTATCAACAGTAGTTTGAGCCACATCTCGTGCAGAAAAGCACCATGCAAGTAGCTCTTACCACCAGTGCTTGTGCCTGAGCTGAGGCATCCTGTTCAGCTACAGATCACGCAATGCAATTCTGTTCAAATCTGCTGTAATCCTTCACTAGAGAGACCTTCTTTGAAAGTGAAAGTGGAGTTTAATGGCCCAGTCATTATTTTAACTTCACCTCAAACTGCTGGCAAGAGTGCTATGTGTAACTAGCCACAAATAACTAAATTTAGACTCATGGGTTTCATTTTGTTTAGGCTACCAAATAGCTGGATTTGAACCAATGACATGGAGATGAAAGGTTTTATATCCCTTTACTCAGGTTGCTTAGCTATCCATTCCCCACTTGTGAACTGTTAAGCCTCTACAGGAGCAGGACATTTTCATATCATGTGGAATGGTGCAAAGTACTAATGCTTCCGAGGAGCTCCTGACAGTCCTCATATTTGTGATTGATCCCCCAGCCATATATTTTTCCCTGCAGCCTCAAAGCTTTTGGCTCAGGAAATGGGAGACATTTAAAATGATCATAgatccttttttccctttctggaAATCCTGATAAACAGGATGTGGGATAGAAACCACAATGAGCCCTCCAACTTCCCCACATTGTTCATTGCTCACCTATTACCAGGGTGGAGGCCCCTGTGTTGGTGAATGCTGGTGTCAgggatgaggtctcaccagctcCAATTGCCATAACACCAGGCAGTGATGCCATGATTAGATTCTGGGTTTGCTGGCTCAACGTGTGTGGATTTTGCTCTAGGCTGTGCAAAGCGGTCAGGGTGCTGACAGGAGGGAGAGGTCCCCCATGAGCAGAGATCTGGCCATGAGGAAGAAAGAAGAGCTGTGAGAGTGCCATCTGCAACAGCTGGAGTATGGTGAGCACTTTAAAGTTCCAGTCTGTGATCAGTTTCCCACCCAGCTTCTGACAGTTTGGAAGGGACTTAATTTAGCTGAGTATAGTTTGTATGCTGCCTCCATGCTGATTGATTAACTATTAAAGAACACTGTCACGGTATTAACAATAGCACTTTGCCCTGGTCAGTCTCCTCccatctgagaatctcaaagtgctttacaaacatttgtGAATTTAGCCTCCGTTCCCATATAGTGAAGTATTATCCTCAGTTTACATTAGGGAGGGAAAAATGAGGTACAGCGGTCCATCCATTTACCCTATTGCTGCTTAATGTTATTAAAAATCCCATGCAAATTTTTATGTATAAAAagtttcaatgctttttttttttttaaacatattaaaTGTTCAGCTTTAGCAGCCTAACACTTATACTTGTTTAGCACTTTGTAACTAGGGACCTCAAAAGGCTTTACAAACTTGAACCCTCACAACCCCATTAAAGGTAGATATGAAGTTCATTTTAGAGTTtgaaaagtgaggcacagagaggctaagtgacttaaAAGTTGGTTCAAAGTGGAGGCTAGAACTCATGAGTCCTTCCTTtcttagggcttctctacactcTACATAAGTACGCACCagaggggtgtaaattctagtgtgcGTTATTGCAGGGTTGCTTGTTACAGAgagtatcggaggggtagccgtgttagtctggttctgtagaagcagcaaagaatcctgtggcaccttatagactaacagacgttttgcagcatgagctttcgtgggtgaatacccacttcttcgggtaTTTCTggctagtgggtagagcaggacTTTCAGTTCTAGACTTGGTTCTGTCACTGACTGAATTTGTGACCTTTGTCAAGTCATTTAACctgtctgtgtctcagttttcaaACTCTCAGATTAACTTCATAATTCATATCTACCTTCTAGTGAGGTTGAGGTTTTAGTCCGTAAGCCATGCGAGGTCCCTAGTTAAAAAGTCCTATAAAAGTATCACAAGTGTTAAGCTGCCAAAGCTGAATACTTAAGAGATTATATAGTTAAAGCATTGGAACTTCTTAAACATAAACATCTGTGTTGATTTGTAACAAGATTAAGGAGCAATAGGGTAAATGGTTGGACTAACCatcttgacagtgtccctttttgtacacagcagcaaaaggagattttcaaagtcTTGTGGAAAGACTTTTCCTTCACAGGAGTGACCAGAAAATCAGCAAAGTGACTGGGTGACTGTAAAGATTTTAATTGGATTAATGAATTGAACTTTGCCCCAGGACAGCTATGGACCAATAGAAACTTCTTGCTAACAGGTTTTATACGTCACGTACAATCCAAGGGAACTGTGCAAACCAGCCAAGAATGATCAGTCATATAATCTTAGCATAGTGATACAAACCACATGAGAGAGAGCCTAGTTAATGAAAGATATCCAAAGGAGATCTGCCTCAAGATGAATATGATTAGGCTGGTACAATCCAGATTTACTGTACAAGATCTATTGGTAGGAATTATATGTAAACTGGGTCTGTTGCACCTAACTTTTACAAATGGGTCAGGGAAGGTAACAGGTCCCTGATTTGTTAGACCCACTGGATTCTTTTCAGCTATCTTGCTGAGTGTGGAGTTCAATCAAAAGTGAGTGGTAATGGAAGGAGTCTGATAGTAGGAGAGGAACAGACCTTTTGGGATGGGGAGGTTAACGACAGGTGTGTCATTAGATGTCTTGGGCCCTGTTTTCCTATTGAAAGGTGTACCATACTGTTTTGATTAATCCCAGGGCAGTAACTGGATAGGGTAGTCCTACTCAGTCCTCATGCTCCCAGTACCCACCCCCACCACTAGGTGGCATGGTGTGAGAATCCTAAGAATGCTTTTGGACTTGGTACTGCTGTGGAGTGTTAACAGCATTCTGGAAAATATCATTTCTGAATATTGTCCTCTGGAAACCCTTCTTTGTTTCCCTGACATCATGGAATCACCTGGACTAGGGTATATGTCACTCACCAGCTTAGTGTCTGTGCTCAACAGGTTCTGGCTTGGCTCCAGTCCAGGGGGAGAGACCTGATGAAGAATGGTTTGGGTGGTCACCATGGAGCTGTTCCCATGATGATTGCTGCTGGAAGACTCTGCCTCATTGGCTGGCTGCTGATTGTACCTCATTCCTATGTCAGAAAAGGAGAGACTTGGTTCCCACAGATGAGGCTGATCTAGTAAATTAGGACAAGCAATAAATTCAATTCCCTTTCTAGGCCTTTGCCTTAGAAGTGCCAGGTGCACCGAGGCAGCCCTCCTTCACTGGTGCTGTTTCAGAGCTGAGAGGGTGTGTGGACTGAGCATGGTACTTGGAAACCAAGAACACCCCAAAATTTTAATCCTCCCAGTAGCTTGCTgggtggccttggacaagtcatctCCTAATGTACCAGCTTTGTGCAGGGCTGAGTATTGCCATGGGGAAAAAAGCTGTGTAGCTAAGTTGGTTAGAAATTATTCCTGGGAGTAAATATAGACGGGAAGGGAGTCTGGGTGATAGCATCTACCCCAAAGTGAGAGGGAAACTCAGTCTTCCAGGTTCACTCAATCCTGGGCTTTCCTGGCCTTACCAATAGACCCAGATGCTTCCTTGGCGAGACCAACATGTGTCAAAGGGAGAGGGGAATTCTTCCTTCTAGCCTTTTAAGTGGTAGGCTTCTCTATTCTATTGTGTCAAGGGAGATTGCTAGTAACCTCTTACTCTGAGAGGGATGATGGAATTTCCACCATTAAATCCCTGCTCTAGCACTGAGGACAGTTTAGATAGCAGCTTTATTCCCTTCCCTGCACAGAGGGGGAGTTTGCACTTGTGCTCTAGTTGCAGTGTCTCTTGCAGCCCTGGAGATCAATGATGATTGGTACTGCTTCACTAACACACTGGCATCTCAAGGACTTTTGCCTAGAAACACGAAAAAGGACAAAGCACCTGAGCATTACATAATAGAAAAGTGAGCTTGTTGAATGCAGGTACTTGTCACTTGTTCATCTGGCTACCACAGAGAAAGGAGGCGGAGATGCCATTGTCAGTTTTCATAATCACTGAAAGCAAAAGAATCTGTTTTGGCTTGCTGAGGCTACAGGGGGTAACTTTTCCTAACTCCTAACAATTCAGCCAAGAATGTTTGTGTCTCTGACTTATGGCAGTTGGAGGCTCCCAAAGAGGGAGCCGTGTGTGTGAGAAGAAAGGGTAGACGCAATTAACCTCTGATACAAGGTAACAGGCAAGCCCTTGAAATAGGGATTACTGACTGCTGTTCATCAATACGGGGCTGTGACAGAGCAATGAATAAGAACTGACTGTAAGGCACTCCCTCAGCATTGAGCTTCCAATGTCCTCTTCACTCCACTTGTCACCCTTCTCCCCTCATCTCGTGCATGCAGAAATATCCCTTTATCACCTACACTCGCATCCTGTGTAAACCCCACATCAGTTTGGCTCTCCCATCTACTGATCAGCTTCTGAAGGGACATGCTTCGAAATGGCCTCGGTGCCTGAACTTGCAGGCTCACTGGTCTCAAACTCCCTCTTTGTAGTCAGTACTCACCGTGGACTTTGCTTGGCGAGATAGCAGGCGTTGGCTGAAGGGAGGAAGAGTTGTGAGAGGTAAgtgagggagcagagctgggctgcggCCCACTGTAGGTATCCATGGCTAGCTTGTGCCGAAAGGCCTCCTCCTTCCTACGGTTGGCGAACCAGTTATAAACTCTCACCTCGGTGACCAGGTTTGAGCCCAGACCTTGGGCCTGGGATGGGGAGACGCCACGCTGAATGCACTCTGCCCTGTCAGGAAAGAGCACAGGAAGGGCCTTGGTGATCTCATAGCTGTGTTAGGAAACACTTTCTGTTTGGTGAGCTGGAGCACTGTTGAATGATTGATAGCTCTGACTCCCTAATCAGCTAATATGTGGTATGGTGACTCCTGGGACCAGGCAGGGTCTCCATAACACCAGGCCCTTGATGATACActcatggagtgtgggggtggggtgggaacacGCTCAACAGCCAAAGGTCTGTGTGGGTGTGTGGTGTGTTCATGACTTTGGTGTCTGTATGCATGCATGGTCACCCGGTAagcagaggctcagggcaggATGAGCAGGCTGTTCTGCACACAGTGGGTAGAGAGGCAGAGCGTTGttggagcccaggactggaataacaGGCAGTGAGAGCTCAGTGCTGGAAGCTTGTTCTATAGCTGGCTCTAGCCAATCATTCTCTAGCTTTGTCTGTGTATTGGGATTTCACTACACAGCGTTTTGCAAGTTGTATCCCAAAGAAAGAACAATAGGAGATCTCAATCCACTGCTACCCCATTGCCCTTACACAGAGCAGAGTATGGCTTCTGGCAATATAGCAAGAGCACACAAAGGCCCATTCCATCCctctcttttcccctcctccaTCAACACTGGAGACCCTCCTTCACCTGTTGCACTCCTCCACCAatgcttctctctcctccttgcttGGGTTCTTCTGTCTCTCATAAGCTTGGAATAGGATCTGTTGTGAGGCAGGACCCCACTTAAAGCGGTTTCTTCTCCCTTTCTTGGTGGGCAGGTCATCTCCCATGGGCTCCTCTGCCACGAGTCCCTGACCAGCATGGGTGAACTCTGGAAACACAAATAGGCAAGGGGCTTTGCTTGCTGATAGGATGTTTTTGTAACATTCTCTTGCTTGGAATTCATCTGGCTCAGAGCAACTTACCCTCACTCAGCGTCTCCTACTATTGATCAAATGCAGGTGCAAAATCTAGATGAGATGTAAATAAAGCTCTATATTTGTCTAAAATGGGTAAGATCATCCCCACTGGGACCATCGGATATGTTGCATCTTGATTCCTAGTGTGAAGCAGTGAAACAGAacaagcagcaggagctggggtggATGCAGCTCATGTAGAGTCCAACCCTCTAGGCCCAACTAAAGGCCAAGTTCTTAATTTTACTAGGGGCCCATCTAATACGTATAAAATGAAACCGATTACAGCCACATTCGTTCGTATGGAGGTGGAGGTTGCAAAGGCTATCGTTTTAAGCGTGTATTTGTAACACGCTGGCTTAGTATGCGTGAGAGATGGTATCCCACTCATGGCTGACCCCAGAGCTACAGCCTGCTACTTACTCATGGCTAAAGGAATTACTTCTTTAGATGAAATTGCAGAAAACTCTTTTCTAGTGCTGAAGGTCCTGGGTTCTATCACTGCTGGTGATCAGCTATGCTGTCTGTGCTTACATAAATGCACTTCATTGGGCAGTGCCCCATCTTGGTCCAAGTCAGTGCCCCCACTTGGATATACTGATAGATGAGAGCTGTAGCCTGCTCTCCACCTTTAAAGAAGTGAGTGGCTGCAGGCTCCTTTGTGcaatttggccacccctgttgAATGGTGACATGGACTTGTCTAACCTTACAGATTGGAAGGGCCCCACTCCCCTGTCTTCCACACTGCAGATGAGGGTAGGGGGAGCTATAGGACACTAGAGTTAGGAGAGATTTGCTGTTGCTGTACTTACGCTGTGCCACCTCTCGCTGCTTGCGGACGTACCAGGTGTAGAGGGCAGCTCTCTTCTGGGTCTTCATGGGTGTGCCTTTGTTGAGGTGCTGTGAGAGGTGAGACTGATTTAAACCCGTAGTGTCCACCACCTCCCTTTGAGGGATGTTGTGCTGCTGGAGGTAGGATTTCACCATCTTTGCTACTCTCCAGGGATCCTCTCTAGAAGGAACAGAAAATGCACCTCATTAAAGATAGAATTCTTGTCTTTGTATCCAGGTTGCACAGAAGGGATTCAAGGAATGTCAGCCAGCACTTCTTGCATGAAGTGTGGGTACCAGAAGCAATGAGAGAAGTGAATCCTCTGTTCACACTTTGCCTTTGAGGCAGGTAGGATAGATTTAGTATGCTGCATAATAGCCATTCATCTCTCCAAGGAAATCTCTTGTTCAGTGTGACACTCTATGCAGTGGTCTGACCTAACCTCCAAGTTAAATGACTTACTTGCCTAAATCATTTAATGAGTATTTTTgatagccctggagactgaactccttggagtaGCAGTGGTGACATTTTCCTCTATGCCATCCTTCCTATGTAGCTCAGTTCTGACCAAGAGCCTATCACCTCTGGAGCAGTGGGAAAGGGATAAGGGGTGGAGCAGATGATGTCCCATATTTCAGGGTTCCATTTCTCACAGTGCTGTATGTTCTGGCTCTGCTTTTC comes from Mauremys reevesii isolate NIE-2019 linkage group 18, ASM1616193v1, whole genome shotgun sequence and encodes:
- the HNF1A gene encoding hepatocyte nuclear factor 1-alpha isoform X2, with protein sequence MVSKLSHLQVELLGALLESGLTKETLIKALGEVDPYALQSESQRAISAIQAEKGELCAEIPNLSNGMEESRMSEEETSDDGEEFTPPIMKELENLSPEEAAHQKAVVERLLQEDPWRVAKMVKSYLQQHNIPQREVVDTTGLNQSHLSQHLNKGTPMKTQKRAALYTWYVRKQREVAQQFTHAGQGLVAEEPMGDDLPTKKGRRNRFKWGPASQQILFQAYERQKNPSKEEREALVEECNRAECIQRGVSPSQAQGLGSNLVTEVRVYNWFANRRKEEAFRHKLAMDTYSGPQPSSAPSLTSHNSSSLQPTPAISPSKVHGMRYNQQPANEAESSSSNHHGNSSMVTTQTILHQVSPPGLEPSQNLLSTDTKLISAHGGPLPPVSTLTALHSLEQNPHTLSQQTQNLIMASLPGVMAIGAGETSSLTPAFTNTGASTLVIGLASTQAQSVPVINSMGSSLTTLQPVQFSQQLHPSYQQPIMQQVQSHINQSPFMATMAQIQSPHALYSHKSEVAQYAHTGLLPQTMVITDTANLSALTNLTPTKQVFTSESETHTESGIHTSVSQTPTIHLQNQDTTIQHLQPGHRLTPSPAELSPQSTAISFRSMAHRNYAYATVQAANPHCILGPLVPMGHTSTLKKGNSNLQLGEAFEHLPRCPHSSELG
- the HNF1A gene encoding hepatocyte nuclear factor 1-alpha isoform X4, with amino-acid sequence MVSKLSHLQVELLGALLESGLTKETLIKALGEVDPYALQSESQRAISAIQAEKGELCAEIPNLSNGMEESRMSEEETSDDGEEFTPPIMKELENLSPEEAAHQKAVVERLLQEDPWRVAKMVKSYLQQHNIPQREVVDTTGLNQSHLSQHLNKGTPMKTQKRAALYTWYVRKQREVAQQFTHAGQGLVAEEPMGDDLPTKKGRRNRFKWGPASQQILFQAYERQKNPSKEEREALVEECNRAECIQRGVSPSQAQGLGSNLVTEVRVYNWFANRRKEEAFRHKLAMDTYSGPQPSSAPSLTSHNSSSLQPTPAISPSKVHGMRYNQQPANEAESSSSNHHGNSSMVTTQTILHQVSPPGLEPSQNLLSTDTKLISAHGGPLPPVSTLTALHSLEQNPHTLSQQTQNLIMASLPGVMAIGAGETSSLTPAFTNTGASTLVIGLASTQAQSVPVINSMGSSLTTLQPVQFSQQLHPSYQQPIMQQVQSHINQSPFMATMAQIQSPHALYSHKSEVAQYAHTGLLPQTMVITDTANLSALTNLTPTKQVFTSESETHTESGIHTSVSQTPTIHLQNQDTTIQHLQPGHRLTPSPAVSSSSLVLYHSSDSTNSHSHLLPSTHSVIETFIPTQMASSTQ
- the HNF1A gene encoding hepatocyte nuclear factor 1-alpha isoform X1 → MVSKLSHLQVELLGALLESGLTKETLIKALGEVDPYALQSESQRAISAIQAEKGELCAEIPNLSNGMEESRMSEEETSDDGEEFTPPIMKELENLSPEEAAHQKAVVERLLQEDPWRVAKMVKSYLQQHNIPQREVVDTTGLNQSHLSQHLNKGTPMKTQKRAALYTWYVRKQREVAQQFTHAGQGLVAEEPMGDDLPTKKGRRNRFKWGPASQQILFQAYERQKNPSKEEREALVEECNRAECIQRGVSPSQAQGLGSNLVTEVRVYNWFANRRKEEAFRHKLAMDTYSGPQPSSAPSLTSHNSSSLQPTPAISPSKVHDQPHLWEPSLSFSDIGMRYNQQPANEAESSSSNHHGNSSMVTTQTILHQVSPPGLEPSQNLLSTDTKLISAHGGPLPPVSTLTALHSLEQNPHTLSQQTQNLIMASLPGVMAIGAGETSSLTPAFTNTGASTLVIGLASTQAQSVPVINSMGSSLTTLQPVQFSQQLHPSYQQPIMQQVQSHINQSPFMATMAQIQSPHALYSHKSEVAQYAHTGLLPQTMVITDTANLSALTNLTPTKQVFTSESETHTESGIHTSVSQTPTIHLQNQDTTIQHLQPGHRLTPSPAELSPQSTAISFRSMAHRNYAYATVQAANPHCILGPLVPMGHTSTLKKGNSNLQLGEAFEHLPRCPHSSELG
- the HNF1A gene encoding hepatocyte nuclear factor 1-alpha isoform X3, which translates into the protein MVSKLSHLQVELLGALLESGLTKETLIKALGEVDPYALQSESQRAISAIQAEKGELCAEIPNLSNGMEESRMSEEETSDDGEEFTPPIMKELENLSPEEAAHQKAVVERLLQEDPWRVAKMVKSYLQQHNIPQREVVDTTGLNQSHLSQHLNKGTPMKTQKRAALYTWYVRKQREVAQQFTHAGQGLVAEEPMGDDLPTKKGRRNRFKWGPASQQILFQAYERQKNPSKEEREALVEECNRAECIQRGVSPSQAQGLGSNLVTEVRVYNWFANRRKEEAFRHKLAMDTYSGPQPSSAPSLTSHNSSSLQPTPAISPSKVHDQPHLWEPSLSFSDIGMRYNQQPANEAESSSSNHHGNSSMVTTQTILHQVSPPGLEPSQNLLSTDTKLISAHGGPLPPVSTLTALHSLEQNPHTLSQQTQNLIMASLPGVMAIGAGETSSLTPAFTNTGASTLVIGLASTQAQSVPVINSMGSSLTTLQPVQFSQQLHPSYQQPIMQQVQSHINQSPFMATMAQIQSPHALYSHKSEVAQYAHTGLLPQTMVITDTANLSALTNLTPTKQVFTSESETHTESGIHTSVSQTPTIHLQNQDTTIQHLQPGHRLTPSPAVSSSSLVLYHSSDSTNSHSHLLPSTHSVIETFIPTQMASSTQ